TCCCGATAAAAAAGTGAATGCTCGAAACCATAATGTGGAAAGATAACGCCTGCATTCCATATTTCCCTGTTATAAGACATGGCTGCAAGTGTTGCATAACCAGCTCTTTTAAGCTGCCAAGGCAGTGTAATAAAATTATTGCAAGGCTTCCGAAAAGCAACAGCTCCCTGATTAAGTGGATGTAGTGAATTCAATGCAATAAATGCAGCATCAGAAGAAAGGCCGCCAGCTGTCTGATTAAATATAAAAGGGAAATATAGGCCTTTTTCGCGCAAGCGATTAAGAAAAGGTGTAATGTATTGGCCGCTGACTTGTTTACCTATAACAAACTGCTGCAAGGCCTCTACCTGTATTAAAAGCAAGTTTTTGCCTTCTGCACAGCCAAACATTTCCATAGTTACTGGGCCTTGTTGTCTTTTCGTAAAGAATTTCCTAATCTTTTCTTTTTCGTGCTGAGTCAACTCTCTTTCTGGAAAAAGTTCACATAGCGTTTGATAAAAATTAAATAAATGCCAGTTTAAGATACCCCTTTCTTCAAAAGCACTGCCATCCAAGGGTTTATTCCCAACACTATGATAGTAATTTATATTATCAGCTAAAATAGTAACAGCCGGAATACTAAAAATGATACACAAGAAAAAAATAATTCTCTGCCAAATCAAATTATAGCGCGGAACAAACTTTCTTATTTTGGCAGAGAATTTGAAACCCTTTATAAAAAGAAGTACTGCTATTGGAAAACACAAAAACCATGTATCTTTTGATTGTGCGAGCGCGTAAAGACTATCACGCCAAACTATCAACTGATGCGCCTCAGCCAATGCTGAAAGCGGGGCAAGAGTATTAAAATAGCGCATATGCAAAGTATCCGCATAAACCACTAAGGAAACACAAAGCACTAAAAAACCAGCAGCATATCTGTAAAACTTGTATCTTAGTATTATAATTAACGGCAAGCTGATTAAGACAGATGTGGAAATAATTTTAGTAATAAGCTGTGAATTTAATCGACACCCTGTAGATCCTAAAAAAATAATATCCAAA
This is a stretch of genomic DNA from Candidatus Gorgyraea atricola. It encodes these proteins:
- a CDS encoding sulfatase-like hydrolase/transferase codes for the protein MRYFNTLAPLSALAEAHQLIVWRDSLYALAQSKDTWFLCFPIAVLLFIKGFKFSAKIRKFVPRYNLIWQRIIFFLCIIFSIPAVTILADNINYYHSVGNKPLDGSAFEERGILNWHLFNFYQTLCELFPERELTQHEKEKIRKFFTKRQQGPVTMEMFGCAEGKNLLLIQVEALQQFVIGKQVSGQYITPFLNRLREKGLYFPFIFNQTAGGLSSDAAFIALNSLHPLNQGAVAFRKPCNNFITLPWQLKRAGYATLAAMSYNREIWNAGVIFPHYGFEHSLFYREIEKKINLTETDKLTDRIGNKYTSSDEVLFKYIIPELVKLPRPFFAFLETSSSHHPYNTLPDEYKTLDVGALEGSMLGDYIHFMRYADTCLKRLFRDLDKAGLLDETIVAIYGDHDARLPLNAELRQFTGYTENLFSDEMMKVWLDRVAVFLVLPRDSVSQEPLGVSEIVGGQIDIAPTLLYYLGIEQPKCFIGRPLISNRSDNAVVLSDPMGSVVTDDKIFLSGGTAGLYKTNCCEFPSGAPLAVEAGEILKQKGREELNVSQLVILYDLCQEIIGVD